GTGAATGCGCTCAGTCGCACCGAACGGTCGTTCTCGAGTCCCGGAAACGGGATAAAGAACTCGGCATTGAGCACAACCCGCTTGCTGCCCCCGATCGGATCGCCGAACTGGTCCTTGGGGCCGAGGGAGTTCGCATCGTAGCCCCGAACCGAGCTCACCCCGCCGGCGAAAAAGTTCTTGAAGAAGGGCAGCGGCTTGTCGTCCAGGCCATCGCCGATGCCGATCTCGCCATTCAACATGAGCGTATAGTAACGCGTCAGCGGCCAGTACCATTGGTGCTGGTAAGACAGCTTGTAGTAGCGCAGGCTGCCGCCGGGCAGGCCCGACTCGAGCGACAGCCTTTGCATGCGCCCCTTGGTCGGGTAGATGAGGCTGTCGCGATTGTCGCGCGACCAGCCGATCGTGCCGAGCAGGGTCGAATTGGTTTCGCCGAAGGTATCGACGAAATCGATGAAACGCTGCGGACTGTCGCTGAACACGTTCAGCTCGGTGCGCTCCACGCCGATGCCGTAGTTGATCGTGTCCAGATCGCTGATCGGCACCCCGAAACGCAGTTGTGCGCCAATCGTGGAGGTGCGCCAGCGCCCCGAGTCGATCTCCGTGGGATCGATGTCGCGCTTGTAGATGTCGAAGCCGCGGCTTACCCCGTCGACCGTGAAATAGGGTTCGGTGAGCGACAGCGAATAGACCGTGTTCACCTTGCTGGTATTGAGCTGCAGGCCCAGGTGGTTGCCCGATCCGAACACGTTGGTCTGTGTGACCCCGCCCGACAGCACCAGGCCTTCGCTGCTGGAGAAACCCGCGCCGACCAGGAGGTTGCCGGTCGGCTTCTCCTTGACCGAAATGTTGACGTCGATCTGGTCGGTCGTTCCGGAAACGCTCGGAGTCTCGACGGCGACGTCGTCGAAGTAGCCCAGCCGGTCGAGGCGGTTGCGCGAGTTGGCAACCCGTTCGGCGGAGTACCATGCGCCTTCGAGCTGGCGCATCTCCCGGCGGATCACCTCGTCGCGGGTCTTCGTGTTGCCGATAACGTTGATGCGTCTGACATAGACGCGCCGTCCCGGGTCGACGAAGAAGGTGAACGCGACCTGGCGCTTCTCCCGGCTCACCTCTGGAGCAGCATTGACGTTGGCGAACGCGTAGCCGTCGTTGCCGAGACGGTCCGAGATTGCCTTGGTCGATTCGGTCAGCAGCTCGCGCGAGAAAACGTCACCGGGCTTGATCGTGATCAGCTTGCGCAGCTCCGCCTCCGGCAGCAGCAGCTCACCGGCCAGGCGCACGTCGGAGACGGTGAACTTCTCGCCCTCGGTGAGGCCGACCGTGATGTAGACATCCGTCTTGTCGGGCGTGATCGAGACCTGGGTCGAATCGATGTTGAAGCCGAGGTAGCCGCGGTTCAGATAGAACGAGCGCAACGATTCCAGGTCGGCCTGCAGTTTCTGGCGCGAATACTGATCGTGCTTGGAGAACCAGGTCATGAGCCCGGGGGTGCGCAGCACGAACTGGCTCAGCAGCTCCTTTTCCGCAAACGCCTTGGCCCCGATGACGCTGATCTGGCGGATCTTGGCGACCTCGCCCTCCTCGACCGCGAAGTTGATGGAGACGCGGTTGCGCTCCAGCGGCGTGATCGTGGTCGTGACGGTGGCGGCGTACTTGCCGCGGCTCACGTACTGGCGCTTGAGCTCCTGTTCGGCCCGCTCGAGCAGCGAGCGGTCGAAAATCCGGCCTTCGGCGAGCCCGACCTGCTTCAGCCCCGTCTTCAACTGGTCGGGCTCGAATTCGCGCACGCCGGTGAAGTCGACTTGCGCGATGCTCGGCCGTTCCAGCACGGTGACGATCAGAACCCCGTTCTCCGCCTCGAGCACCACGTCGCGGAAAAAACCGGTGGCATAAAGCGCGCGAATGGCGGCGGCGGCCCTCTCTTCGGTGAGCGTCTCGCCCACCTTGATCGGCAAATAGCTGAAGATCGTTCCGGCCTCGGTTCGCTGGATGCCTTCGACGCGGATGTCCTTCACGACGAAGGGCTCCAGCGCGTGCACCAGGCGGCATCCGATCAGCAGCGCGCTAAGCAACAGCAAACGCAAAAATCGCATTCTGGTTTAGTTGCTGATGAGCCGGTTCACGTCGTTGAAGAGGGCGAGGAGCATCAGGGTGAAGAGCACCGCCATGCCGACATGCTGACCGATCTGCATGGCACGCTCGGAGACCGGCCTGCCCTTTAGAATTTCGATCGTATAATACATCAAATGCCCTCCATCCAATAATGGTACGGGCAGCAGGTTGAGCACGCCCAGACTGATGCTGATCAGGGCGACGAAGCCGAGATACGCGATCCAGCCGACCTGCGCGGATTGCCCGGCGTAATCGGCGATCGTGATCGGCCCCGACAGGTTCTTCAGCGAGATGTGGCCCGTAAGCATCTTGCCGAGCATGCGCAAGCTGAACAGCGACATCTCCCACGTCTTGCCGACCGCGCGCAGCAGGCTCTCGCCCACCCCGTAGCGCACCTCGATCAGCATCGCGCGCATCGATTGCGGGTCCACTTTCGGTGCCGCACCCATGCGCCCTATGGTGCGGCCGCCTTCGCTCACCGCATCGGTCGTGACCTTCACTTGCATGCGCGTACCGTCGCGTTCCAGGTCGAGCACGAGCGGTGCATCGGGACGATCGCGCACCGCGGCGACGACATCCCGCCACTCGTTCACCGCAACGCCGTCGATCGCGACCACGCGATCCCCCTCGCGCAGCCCCGCCTTTTGCGCGGGCGCACCCTCGACCACCTGCCCCAGCACCGGCGGCAAAGGTGGGTTGAATCGGAGCAATCCGGCGGCGCGCAGAAAGTCGCTGTCGAGATCCTCGCTGGTGAGACTCGACAGATCGAGCGTGCGCGCGTCGATGTAACCTTTGCGGTCGCTCGTTTCGATTTTCACCGCCGCCCGGTTCACCGCGTGCTGCAGCAACAACCAGCGGGCATCCTGCCAGGTCGCAACCGGCTCGGCTCCGATTTTGAGCAGCGTATCGCCCTGGTGAAATCCCGCCGCACGCGCCGGGGTCGCGGGCGGGGGTTCGTCCAGGATCGGGCGCAGCCCCGGCATGCCCGACATGAACAGCACCCAGTAGATCGCAATCGCAAGCAGGAAATTGGCAACCGGGCCGGCGACGACGATGGCGAAGCGCCGGTAGACCGATTGGCGGTTGAACGCACGCGGCAGATCTTCGGGCGCGACCCGGCCTTCGCGCTCGTCCGCCATCTTGACGTAGCCGCCGAGCGGAAAGGCAGCGATCACCCATTGGGTGCGGTCGGCGCCGTAGGTGCGGCTAATTAGCGGGCGGCCGAAGCCGATGGAAAATCGCAGCACCTTCACATTGAGCGCGCGCGCCACCAGGTAATGGCCCAGCTCGTGAAACAGGATCAGCGAGCCGAGCGCAACGACGAATGCAATGAGCGTTGTCAGCAGCGTCATGACTCAGACGGAGGACGGTGAATAGGCCGCCAGCCGCACCGCTGCCGGGCGCGGCTGCATGGACCAGCTGCGCGCATGTTCGCGCGCCATGCTGTCGGCGGCAAGAACGGCTTCCAGCGTCGTCGCGGCGTTCCAGGCGACGCGTCCGAGCACGTCTTCGGCGAGACGGGCGATGGCGGGAAAGTGGATGTCGCCGGCAAGGAAGCGCTCGACGGCGACCTCGTTGGCAGCGTTCAGCACCGCGGGCGTGGTGCCGCCCTGGCGCAGTGCCGTGTAGGCGAGCCGCAGGCACGGGAAGCGCTCCGGGTCGGGCGCGTGAAAGTCGAGCCGCCCGACCCGGGTGAGGTCGAGCGCCTCCACACCGGCATCGATGCGTTCGGGATACGCCAGCGCATATGCGATCGGCGTACACATGTCGGGCTGACCCAGCTGGGCAACGGTCGAGCCGTCCCGATACTCCACCATCGAGTGCACGATGCTCTGCGGATGCACGACCACGCCGATACGCGCCTCGTCCGCCCCGAACAGCCAGTGCGCTTCGATCACCTCCAGGCCCTTGTTCATCATGGTGGCCGAATCGACCGAGATCTTTCGCCCCATGACCCAGTTGGGGTGCGCGCACGCTTGCTCGGCCGTCACCGCCTCGAGGGCCTCGGCCGGCAACAACCGGAAGGGCCCGCCGGACGCGGTCAGCACGATGCGCCGCACGCCCACCGCATCGAGGTCGCCCGCAAATTCACGCGGCAGCGCCTGGTGAATCGCGCTGTGCTCGCTGTCGATCGGCAATAGCGTGGCGCCGTGCCGGCGCACGGCCGCCATGAACACCTCGCCCGCGATCACCAGCGCTTCCTTGTTCGCGAGCAACACCCGCTTGCCCGCTCGCACGGCGGCAAGCCCCGATTGCAGTCCGGCGGCGCCAACGATACCGGCGATGACCACATCGACCTCGGGCAAGCTCGCCACCTGGGCCAATCCCTCCTGGCCGCACAGGACCGTGCACTCGCAGCCTGCCTCACGCAGGCGCCGGTACGCGCGCTCCGCCTCCAGCGGATCGGACAGCACGGCGTACGCGGGCCGGAACTGCAAGCACTGCTGCACCAGGGCGTCGGCGCGCGTGTGCGCGCTTAGCGCAAGCACGCGATAGCGCTGCGGATGCCGGGCGATTACGGACAGCGCATGCGTGCCGATGCTGCCAGTCGATCCGAGTAGCGTAATGGCCTGCATCGTGCTCTATCCGCTCAGGTCGAACCGATTACCGAGCCGAGTGCCGCAAGCGGCAAGGCCGCCACCAGGCCGTCGATTCGATCCAGCACCCCGCCATGGCCGGGGAGTATCGTGCCGCTGTCCTTGACGCCCGCGCGCCGCTTCACCCAGGACTCGAACAAATCGCCCTCCACGCTCAACGCCAGCATGCCCGCAACAAGGAAGAGATCGGTCGCACGGTGGCCGGCGAGGAAGGCGGGCGCCCATAGCCACCACAGCAATCCATAATACACGGCGACACCGGCGATCGCGCCGAGCACGCCCTCCCAGGTCTTGCCGGGACTGATGCTGGGAGCGAGCTTGCGTCGGCCGAAGCGCCGCCCGACGAAATAAGCCGCGGTATCGGCGATCCATACGACCCCGAGCAGAGCGAGCAGGCGCGCCGCCGTTTCCTGCAGCACGTACAGCGAGTACCAGGCTGAAACGAGCACGATTGCCCCGGCGAGCGCCAGCGCCGCCGAGCTGGCCGGCAGCGCGCGGCGCAACCAAAACGGAACCACGGCGAGCCAGAATGCAATCGCAGCCGCGAGCACCCATGCGCCACCGGGCAGCCGCACCAAGGCGAGTGCGACACATGCAGCGGCAACCAGCAGCGTAAACGCGACCACAGCGCGCGGGCCGAGCGCCGCCAATGCGCCCCACTCGATGCAGGCCAGCACCACGACCATCAGCATCACCGCGCCCCACATCGGCTGCGGCAGCCAGAACAAACCGGCGAGGAACAGGGGCAGGATGATCGCGACGGTCAGGATACGGCGAATGAGCACGGGTCGCCCGAAGCTCATCCCGTGCCCGCGGCCCGAGGCAAGCGCGGCGCTACCTCTTCGACCAGTTGCTCGCTGGTTCGGCCGAAACGGCGTTCGCGGCTCCGATACGACTGGATCGCCCGCTCCAGCGCCGCGGCGTCGAAATCGGGCCACAACGTGTCGGTGAAATAAAGCTCGGTGTAGGCAAGCTGCCACAGGAGGAAATTGCTGATGCGCTGCTCGCCACCGGTGCGGATGAACAGATCCGGCTCCGGCGCGTAATTCATCGCCAGATACGCGCCCAGGTCCTGTTCGCTGAAGCCGCGGGCGAGCTCGGGACGATCCGCCAGCATCCGCTCCATTGCCTGCATCAAATCCCAGCGGCCGCCATAGTTCGCCGCCACCGTCAGGGTGAGGCGCGTGTTGGCCGCGGTCAGCGCCTCGGCCTCGCGGATCAATGTCTGAATGCGCGGCTCGAACCGGCTCAGCTCGCCGATCACGCGGAAGCGGATGGCGTTCTCATGCAGCTTCGCGACCTCCTGTTCGAGCGCGGTCACGAACAGGTCCATCAGGAATGAAACCTCCTCGGCGGGCCGGCGCCAGTTCTCGCTGGAGAAGGCGAACAGCGTCAGGAATTCGACGCCGCGCTCGGCACATCCGCGCACGGTCGCGCGCACCGCGTCCGCGCCCTTGCGATGCCCGGCCACCCGGGGCAGGTGGCGGGTGCGTGCCCAGCGTCCATTGCCGTCCATGATGATGGCGATATGCCGGGGCACCGGACCAACCTCGGGTATCGCAAGTGTCGTGCTCTTGAACAAAATGAACGGCCTTCCCTGGACCTAGACTGCCAGCAAATCGGTTTCTTTCTGCTGCAGGATCTTGTCGATCTCGGCGATGAAGCGGTCGGTCAGCTTCTGCACC
The genomic region above belongs to Betaproteobacteria bacterium and contains:
- a CDS encoding phosphatidate cytidylyltransferase; protein product: MLIRRILTVAIILPLFLAGLFWLPQPMWGAVMLMVVVLACIEWGALAALGPRAVVAFTLLVAAACVALALVRLPGGAWVLAAAIAFWLAVVPFWLRRALPASSAALALAGAIVLVSAWYSLYVLQETAARLLALLGVVWIADTAAYFVGRRFGRRKLAPSISPGKTWEGVLGAIAGVAVYYGLLWWLWAPAFLAGHRATDLFLVAGMLALSVEGDLFESWVKRRAGVKDSGTILPGHGGVLDRIDGLVAALPLAALGSVIGST
- a CDS encoding 1-deoxy-D-xylulose-5-phosphate reductoisomerase, with protein sequence MQAITLLGSTGSIGTHALSVIARHPQRYRVLALSAHTRADALVQQCLQFRPAYAVLSDPLEAERAYRRLREAGCECTVLCGQEGLAQVASLPEVDVVIAGIVGAAGLQSGLAAVRAGKRVLLANKEALVIAGEVFMAAVRRHGATLLPIDSEHSAIHQALPREFAGDLDAVGVRRIVLTASGGPFRLLPAEALEAVTAEQACAHPNWVMGRKISVDSATMMNKGLEVIEAHWLFGADEARIGVVVHPQSIVHSMVEYRDGSTVAQLGQPDMCTPIAYALAYPERIDAGVEALDLTRVGRLDFHAPDPERFPCLRLAYTALRQGGTTPAVLNAANEVAVERFLAGDIHFPAIARLAEDVLGRVAWNAATTLEAVLAADSMAREHARSWSMQPRPAAVRLAAYSPSSV
- the rseP gene encoding RIP metalloprotease RseP, whose translation is MTLLTTLIAFVVALGSLILFHELGHYLVARALNVKVLRFSIGFGRPLISRTYGADRTQWVIAAFPLGGYVKMADEREGRVAPEDLPRAFNRQSVYRRFAIVVAGPVANFLLAIAIYWVLFMSGMPGLRPILDEPPPATPARAAGFHQGDTLLKIGAEPVATWQDARWLLLQHAVNRAAVKIETSDRKGYIDARTLDLSSLTSEDLDSDFLRAAGLLRFNPPLPPVLGQVVEGAPAQKAGLREGDRVVAIDGVAVNEWRDVVAAVRDRPDAPLVLDLERDGTRMQVKVTTDAVSEGGRTIGRMGAAPKVDPQSMRAMLIEVRYGVGESLLRAVGKTWEMSLFSLRMLGKMLTGHISLKNLSGPITIADYAGQSAQVGWIAYLGFVALISISLGVLNLLPVPLLDGGHLMYYTIEILKGRPVSERAMQIGQHVGMAVLFTLMLLALFNDVNRLISN
- the bamA gene encoding outer membrane protein assembly factor BamA, whose translation is MRFLRLLLLSALLIGCRLVHALEPFVVKDIRVEGIQRTEAGTIFSYLPIKVGETLTEERAAAAIRALYATGFFRDVVLEAENGVLIVTVLERPSIAQVDFTGVREFEPDQLKTGLKQVGLAEGRIFDRSLLERAEQELKRQYVSRGKYAATVTTTITPLERNRVSINFAVEEGEVAKIRQISVIGAKAFAEKELLSQFVLRTPGLMTWFSKHDQYSRQKLQADLESLRSFYLNRGYLGFNIDSTQVSITPDKTDVYITVGLTEGEKFTVSDVRLAGELLLPEAELRKLITIKPGDVFSRELLTESTKAISDRLGNDGYAFANVNAAPEVSREKRQVAFTFFVDPGRRVYVRRINVIGNTKTRDEVIRREMRQLEGAWYSAERVANSRNRLDRLGYFDDVAVETPSVSGTTDQIDVNISVKEKPTGNLLVGAGFSSSEGLVLSGGVTQTNVFGSGNHLGLQLNTSKVNTVYSLSLTEPYFTVDGVSRGFDIYKRDIDPTEIDSGRWRTSTIGAQLRFGVPISDLDTINYGIGVERTELNVFSDSPQRFIDFVDTFGETNSTLLGTIGWSRDNRDSLIYPTKGRMQRLSLESGLPGGSLRYYKLSYQHQWYWPLTRYYTLMLNGEIGIGDGLDDKPLPFFKNFFAGGVSSVRGYDANSLGPKDQFGDPIGGSKRVVLNAEFFIPFPGLENDRSVRLSAFTDAGMIADKFSGDEFRSSVGVAVLWVSPLGPLKISVAQPMSDKSGDKKQRFQFTFGASF
- the uppS gene encoding di-trans,poly-cis-decaprenylcistransferase, translated to MPEVGPVPRHIAIIMDGNGRWARTRHLPRVAGHRKGADAVRATVRGCAERGVEFLTLFAFSSENWRRPAEEVSFLMDLFVTALEQEVAKLHENAIRFRVIGELSRFEPRIQTLIREAEALTAANTRLTLTVAANYGGRWDLMQAMERMLADRPELARGFSEQDLGAYLAMNYAPEPDLFIRTGGEQRISNFLLWQLAYTELYFTDTLWPDFDAAALERAIQSYRSRERRFGRTSEQLVEEVAPRLPRAAGTG